The following proteins come from a genomic window of Micromonospora echinofusca:
- a CDS encoding STAS domain-containing protein, which yields MTVDRSDPATALIRVGGDLAYTTAGPLRAEVDRVIADAPATLVLDFSDLIFIDSTGLGVIVHAWREGQQCGTALRLCAVPRFLETILDMTGVTGLLDRPLGEGPTAPTKGTAGTA from the coding sequence ATGACCGTCGACCGGTCGGATCCGGCCACCGCCCTCATCCGGGTCGGGGGCGACCTCGCCTACACCACCGCCGGGCCGCTGCGCGCCGAGGTCGACCGGGTGATCGCGGACGCTCCGGCGACCCTCGTCCTCGACTTCTCCGACCTGATCTTCATCGACAGCACCGGCCTCGGGGTGATCGTGCACGCGTGGCGCGAGGGGCAGCAGTGCGGCACCGCCCTGCGGCTGTGCGCCGTGCCCCGGTTCCTGGAGACGATCCTGGACATGACCGGCGTCACGGGCCTGCTCGACCGGCCGCTCGGCGAAGGCCCGACGGCCCCGACGAAGGGCACCGCCGGCACCGCCTGA
- a CDS encoding PP2C family protein-serine/threonine phosphatase: MTAADVRDSDPGDGRISAPGAARATAWRADAPARPASALPALAADREHAAPDWSEIVEHFREGLVVCDAQGVVRHVSPVAERLLPEVAPGELLAAAGIAGLADDAEFSHHGRRLRARQVPLSAARCCWYVEDVTESVTRADALLAERARSAFLAVVGEKLGNPLHPDRAAAAVVRLAVPTLAEVAVLVLAPRSGRARWWRAARTDDDAPMVDSGVLPVVDLPAAITEGLDGAEPHTLDWLVEQAVEAGWLPGLTAAQSCARVVPLPGRDAPAGVLLVARRLDRWYDEADVDLVRAFAARAGAALTTALLYRDQAEVADTLQASLVPVEPAEATGVQWGTAYRPAQAGLRIGGDFYGSHRLADGGSVFFLGDVSGKGVEAAVFTGQLRQCLQALHRVESQPGRLLKLLNDALLETSQAQGQGRFATMVLGVVRPHREGGLTLTMAGGGHLPPLVLRNSGEVEPVPLSGMLVGVVPDPRIGEVTVRLEPGETCLLYSDGVTEARGGRRGNEQFGTERLIHAVGGCQRMPAPALAERVEQVTCDWLAHGDHDDIAVLALRATGPGERTPRHLHAVPDATGTVELRGIHS; this comes from the coding sequence GTGACTGCTGCCGACGTCCGGGACTCAGATCCCGGCGACGGACGGATCTCCGCACCGGGTGCCGCACGGGCCACGGCGTGGAGAGCCGACGCCCCGGCACGCCCGGCATCCGCACTGCCCGCGCTCGCGGCCGACCGGGAGCACGCGGCACCCGACTGGTCCGAGATCGTCGAACACTTCCGCGAGGGCCTCGTCGTCTGTGACGCACAGGGCGTCGTCCGGCACGTCAGCCCGGTGGCCGAGCGGCTGCTGCCCGAGGTTGCCCCCGGTGAGCTGCTCGCGGCGGCCGGCATCGCGGGGCTGGCCGACGACGCCGAGTTCAGCCACCACGGCCGCCGGCTGCGCGCGCGCCAGGTGCCGCTGTCGGCCGCCCGCTGCTGCTGGTACGTCGAGGACGTCACCGAGAGCGTCACCCGCGCCGACGCGCTGCTCGCCGAGCGGGCCCGCTCGGCCTTCCTGGCGGTCGTCGGCGAGAAGCTCGGCAACCCGCTGCACCCGGACCGGGCGGCCGCGGCGGTCGTTCGGCTGGCCGTGCCGACGCTGGCGGAGGTGGCGGTGCTGGTGCTGGCACCCCGTTCCGGGCGGGCACGCTGGTGGCGGGCCGCCCGCACCGACGACGACGCCCCGATGGTCGACAGCGGTGTCCTGCCCGTCGTCGACCTGCCGGCGGCGATCACCGAGGGCCTGGACGGCGCGGAACCGCACACCCTCGACTGGCTGGTGGAGCAGGCCGTGGAGGCCGGCTGGCTGCCGGGGCTGACCGCGGCGCAGTCCTGCGCGCGGGTGGTGCCGCTGCCCGGTCGCGACGCCCCGGCGGGTGTGCTGCTGGTCGCGCGGCGCCTCGACCGCTGGTACGACGAGGCCGACGTGGACCTGGTCCGCGCCTTCGCGGCCCGGGCCGGGGCGGCGCTGACCACGGCGCTGCTCTACCGCGACCAGGCCGAGGTCGCCGACACGCTCCAGGCGAGCCTGGTGCCCGTGGAGCCGGCGGAGGCGACCGGGGTGCAGTGGGGCACCGCCTACCGGCCGGCCCAGGCGGGCCTACGCATCGGCGGCGACTTCTACGGCTCGCACCGGCTGGCCGACGGCGGCTCGGTGTTCTTCCTCGGCGACGTCTCGGGCAAGGGCGTCGAGGCGGCGGTCTTCACCGGCCAGCTCCGACAGTGCCTCCAGGCGTTGCACCGGGTCGAGTCGCAGCCGGGGCGGCTGCTCAAGCTGCTCAACGACGCGCTGCTGGAGACCAGCCAGGCACAGGGCCAGGGGCGGTTCGCGACGATGGTGCTGGGCGTGGTCCGCCCGCACCGCGAGGGTGGGCTCACCCTGACCATGGCCGGCGGCGGGCACCTGCCGCCGCTGGTGCTGCGTAACTCCGGCGAGGTCGAGCCGGTCCCGCTGTCGGGCATGCTGGTCGGCGTGGTCCCCGATCCCCGCATCGGCGAGGTCACCGTCCGGCTGGAGCCGGGGGAGACCTGCCTGCTCTACAGCGACGGGGTGACCGAGGCGCGCGGTGGCCGCCGCGGCAACGAGCAGTTCGGCACGGAACGGCTGATCCACGCGGTGGGCGGCTGCCAGCGGATGCCCGCCCCCGCCCTGGCCGAACGCGTCGAGCAGGTGACCTGCGACTGGCTGGCCCACGGCGACCACGACGACATCGCCGTGCTGGCGCTGCGCGCGACCGGCCCGGGTGAGCGTACGCCCCGGCACCTGCACGCGGTGCCCGACGCGACCGGAACCGTCGAGCTGAGGGGGATCCACTCGTGA
- a CDS encoding NAD(P)/FAD-dependent oxidoreductase — protein MTKPRVVIVGAGFAGYHAAKTLSRLARGRAEIVLLNSTDYFLYLPLLPEVAAGVVEPRRISVPLTGTLDGVRVLIGEADHVDLQNRWVGFTQPEGDRNRIAYDRLVLAVGSVNKLLPIPGVTEYAHGFRGLPEALYLHDHVIRQIELAEQTEDPAEQRARATFVVVGAGYTGTEVAAHGQLFTDELVSQRPRLKIRPKWMLLDVAPRVLPELDKRMSDTADRVLRRRGVDVRMGTSVAVATADGVTLTDGDYVPTCTLVWCVGVRPDPFVAELGLRTERGRLVVDEYLNVPGFPEVYACGDAAAVPDLARPGQICAMTAQHAQRQGKLAAHNIAASYGQGRRRPYKHHDLGWVVDLGGKDAAANPLKVSLSGLPAKAVTRGYHLLAMPGNRVRVGADWMLDAALPRPAVQLGLVPANAVPLESSSPEVAVRAR, from the coding sequence ATGACGAAACCTCGTGTGGTGATCGTGGGGGCCGGGTTCGCCGGTTACCACGCGGCGAAGACGTTGAGCCGGCTGGCCCGGGGCCGGGCCGAGATCGTGCTGCTGAACTCCACCGACTACTTCCTCTACCTGCCGCTGCTGCCCGAGGTGGCCGCCGGCGTGGTGGAACCCCGGCGGATCTCCGTGCCGCTGACCGGGACGCTCGACGGGGTGCGGGTGCTGATCGGCGAGGCCGACCACGTCGACCTGCAGAACCGCTGGGTCGGCTTCACGCAGCCGGAGGGCGACCGCAACCGGATCGCGTACGACCGGCTGGTGCTGGCCGTCGGTAGCGTCAACAAGCTGTTGCCGATCCCCGGCGTGACCGAGTACGCCCATGGCTTCCGCGGCCTGCCCGAGGCCCTCTACCTGCACGACCACGTCATCCGGCAGATCGAGCTGGCCGAGCAGACCGAGGACCCGGCCGAGCAACGGGCGCGCGCCACCTTCGTGGTCGTCGGCGCCGGCTACACCGGAACCGAGGTGGCCGCGCACGGCCAGCTCTTCACCGACGAACTGGTCTCCCAGCGTCCCCGCCTCAAGATCCGCCCGAAGTGGATGCTGCTCGACGTCGCGCCCCGGGTGCTGCCCGAGCTGGACAAGCGGATGTCGGACACCGCCGACCGGGTGCTGCGCCGCCGGGGCGTGGACGTGCGGATGGGCACCTCGGTCGCCGTGGCCACCGCCGACGGGGTCACGCTCACCGACGGCGACTACGTGCCCACCTGCACCCTGGTCTGGTGCGTCGGCGTGCGCCCCGACCCGTTCGTCGCCGAGCTGGGACTGCGCACCGAGCGGGGCCGCCTCGTCGTCGACGAGTACCTCAACGTCCCCGGCTTCCCCGAGGTGTACGCGTGCGGCGACGCCGCCGCCGTGCCGGACCTGGCCCGGCCCGGACAGATCTGCGCCATGACGGCGCAGCACGCGCAGCGGCAGGGCAAACTGGCCGCGCACAACATCGCCGCCTCCTACGGGCAGGGGCGGCGTAGGCCGTACAAGCACCACGACCTGGGCTGGGTGGTCGACCTGGGCGGCAAGGACGCCGCGGCGAACCCGCTGAAGGTGTCGCTGTCCGGGCTGCCCGCCAAGGCGGTCACCCGCGGCTACCACCTGCTGGCGATGCCGGGCAACCGCGTCCGGGTGGGCGCGGACTGGATGCTCGACGCCGCCCTGCCGCGTCCGGCCGTGCAGCTCGGCCTGGTGCCGGCCAACGCCGTACCGCTGGAGAGCTCCTCGCCGGAGGTGGCCGTCCGGGCGCGCTGA
- a CDS encoding GNAT family N-acetyltransferase, with product MRYLRTAGPVGIRPPRPVDEAEFVAAARRSRDLHHPWLAAPDDPARYAAYLRKIRRRDHAGYLICDRDSGAIAGYVNISGILMGALRGGYLGYAAFLPYTGTGHASAGIGLVLRHAFDALGLHRLEANIQPGNEPSRRVARKLGFRLEGYSPEYLFVDGAWRDHERWAITAPAPAGTQAGGGPS from the coding sequence GTGAGATATCTGCGTACGGCGGGGCCGGTCGGCATCCGCCCGCCCCGTCCGGTCGACGAGGCAGAGTTCGTCGCGGCGGCCCGGCGCAGCCGCGACCTGCACCACCCCTGGCTGGCCGCGCCCGACGACCCGGCGCGGTACGCCGCGTACCTGCGCAAGATCCGCCGCCGGGACCATGCCGGATATCTGATCTGCGACCGGGACTCGGGCGCGATCGCCGGCTACGTGAACATCAGCGGGATCCTGATGGGCGCGCTGCGCGGCGGGTACCTCGGCTACGCGGCCTTCCTGCCCTACACCGGCACCGGGCACGCCTCCGCCGGCATCGGCCTGGTGCTCCGGCACGCCTTCGACGCGCTCGGCCTGCACCGGCTGGAGGCGAACATCCAGCCGGGCAACGAGCCGTCGCGCCGGGTGGCGCGCAAGCTCGGCTTCCGGCTGGAGGGCTACTCGCCGGAGTACCTGTTCGTCGACGGGGCGTGGCGCGACCACGAACGGTGGGCGATCACCGCGCCGGCGCCCGCCGGTACGCAGGCCGGTGGCGGCCCGTCGTGA
- a CDS encoding cobalamin B12-binding domain-containing protein produces the protein MTAAPTAGILPAGAWPAYLDGLQEADEYAAIEVAVGLLEAGVPAERVLLDLVAPAQAEVGERWARNEWSVAQEHAATHISERVVAAVAAYANPRPTRGRVVVACMDGEWHALPPRLVAEVLRLRGWQVTFLGASVPAPHLVSYLHRHDAHAVALACALPMRLPHAHRMIEACRRVDVPVVVGGRGFGADGRWARKLGVAWAPGAPSAADLIADERTLRRVPPAELSHLADDEYTSLLKRRGELIDGALAELRERDPGTRDYTPSQMDSTVSDLGYIVDFLAAALYVDDATLFTEFVDWLVEILTSRGVPAPTLGSTLEHYGRVLRDFPRAARFLGAAGSSLARLGGAGVR, from the coding sequence GTGACCGCCGCCCCGACCGCCGGGATCCTCCCGGCCGGCGCCTGGCCGGCATACCTGGACGGCCTCCAGGAGGCCGACGAGTACGCCGCCATCGAGGTGGCCGTCGGTCTGCTCGAGGCGGGCGTGCCCGCCGAGCGGGTCCTGCTCGACCTGGTCGCCCCGGCACAGGCCGAGGTGGGGGAGCGGTGGGCGCGCAACGAGTGGAGCGTCGCCCAGGAGCACGCCGCGACGCACATCAGCGAGCGGGTGGTGGCGGCGGTCGCGGCGTACGCGAACCCGCGCCCGACGCGCGGGCGGGTCGTGGTGGCCTGCATGGACGGCGAGTGGCACGCCCTGCCGCCCCGGCTGGTCGCCGAGGTGCTGCGCCTGCGGGGCTGGCAGGTCACCTTCCTGGGCGCGAGCGTTCCCGCTCCGCACCTGGTGTCCTACCTGCACCGGCACGACGCCCACGCGGTCGCGCTCGCCTGCGCGCTGCCGATGCGGCTGCCGCACGCGCACCGCATGATCGAGGCGTGCCGCCGCGTGGACGTCCCCGTGGTGGTGGGGGGCCGGGGCTTCGGCGCGGACGGGCGCTGGGCCCGCAAGCTCGGCGTCGCCTGGGCACCCGGTGCCCCGAGCGCGGCCGACCTGATCGCCGACGAGCGCACGCTGCGCCGCGTCCCGCCGGCGGAGCTGAGCCACCTGGCCGACGACGAGTACACCAGCCTGCTCAAGCGGCGCGGCGAGCTGATCGACGGGGCGCTGGCGGAACTGCGGGAACGCGACCCGGGGACGCGCGACTACACGCCCAGCCAGATGGACTCGACGGTCAGCGACCTCGGCTACATCGTGGACTTCCTGGCCGCCGCGCTCTACGTCGACGACGCCACGTTGTTCACCGAGTTCGTCGACTGGCTGGTGGAGATCCTCACCAGCCGCGGTGTGCCGGCTCCCACGCTGGGGTCGACTCTGGAACACTACGGCCGGGTCCTGCGCGACTTCCCCCGGGCCGCGCGCTTCCTCGGGGCGGCCGGGTCGTCCCTGGCCAGGCTCGGCGGCGCCGGGGTGCGCTGA
- a CDS encoding spermidine synthase, whose product MEPSDAPRLELVVDPARPTGRTLLAAGVEQSYVDVSDPRHLHFEYVRRMAAVVDLAAPPGRPLDVLHLGGGALTLPRYVAATRPGSAQLVVERDPAVVDLVARELPASPAGVDVRVADARDALRGAPAAGYDLVLADIYRAARMPAHVRSVEFVTEVARTLRPDGVLVVNVTDLPPLVLARVHAATLRAVLADVCLVADRRMLRGRRYGNVVLAAAALPGRLPVARLSARVARDPVPGGALHGAALDAFVAGARPATDAALAAR is encoded by the coding sequence ATGGAGCCCTCCGACGCGCCCCGCCTGGAGCTGGTCGTCGACCCGGCGCGCCCCACCGGGCGTACGCTCCTCGCCGCCGGCGTCGAGCAGTCCTACGTCGACGTGTCCGACCCCCGCCACCTGCACTTCGAGTACGTACGGCGGATGGCCGCCGTGGTCGACCTGGCGGCCCCGCCCGGCCGTCCGTTGGACGTGCTGCACCTCGGTGGCGGCGCGCTGACCCTGCCCCGCTACGTGGCCGCCACCCGGCCCGGCTCGGCGCAACTGGTCGTGGAGCGCGATCCGGCCGTGGTCGACCTGGTGGCGCGGGAGCTGCCGGCGTCGCCGGCCGGCGTCGACGTACGGGTGGCCGACGCCCGGGATGCGCTGCGGGGGGCGCCCGCTGCCGGCTACGACCTGGTGCTGGCCGACATCTACCGGGCGGCGCGGATGCCCGCCCACGTACGCAGCGTCGAGTTCGTCACCGAGGTGGCCCGGACGCTGCGTCCCGACGGCGTGCTGGTGGTCAACGTGACCGACCTGCCGCCGCTGGTCCTCGCCCGGGTCCACGCGGCCACCCTGCGGGCCGTCCTCGCCGACGTCTGCCTGGTCGCCGATCGCCGGATGCTGCGCGGGCGGCGCTACGGCAACGTGGTCCTCGCCGCCGCGGCGCTGCCCGGGCGGCTGCCGGTGGCCCGGCTGTCCGCCCGGGTCGCCCGGGATCCGGTGCCCGGCGGGGCGCTGCACGGGGCGGCCCTGGACGCGTTCGTCGCGGGCGCCCGCCCCGCCACCGACGCCGCCCTCGCCGCGCGCTGA
- a CDS encoding STAS domain-containing protein: MPAQLLTIEVTRLDAGRARLRLSGELDFDTAPELVAAAADLRREGYQELLFDLSAVSLCDSSGLSAFLTAHRGGTGAIRLRGVGPQLQQLLDRTGLTELLAVEGVTDVRRAG, encoded by the coding sequence ATGCCCGCCCAGCTGTTGACCATCGAGGTGACCCGGCTCGACGCCGGGCGTGCCCGGCTCCGGCTGTCCGGTGAGCTGGACTTCGACACCGCCCCGGAACTCGTCGCCGCCGCCGCGGACCTGCGCCGCGAGGGCTACCAGGAGCTTCTGTTCGACCTGAGCGCGGTCAGCCTGTGCGACTCGTCCGGGCTCAGCGCGTTCCTGACCGCCCATCGCGGCGGCACGGGCGCCATCCGGCTCCGCGGGGTGGGTCCCCAGCTCCAGCAGCTGCTCGACCGCACCGGCCTGACCGAGCTGCTCGCCGTCGAAGGCGTCACCGACGTCCGCCGGGCGGGCTGA
- a CDS encoding nuclear transport factor 2 family protein, with product MTDEALRARSAREVFEDHLRLAAEHRFAEDLARNVSPSCVVLERRGVFRGREGVRELARWLEDELPGARYVYTNRMVEGRMAFLEWTAQIEGVRVCDGADSFLIEQGWIVAQTIHYTLEPVDGEADPPARP from the coding sequence GTGACGGACGAGGCCCTGCGGGCGCGGTCGGCGCGGGAGGTGTTCGAGGACCACCTGCGGCTGGCCGCCGAGCACCGGTTCGCGGAGGACCTGGCGCGCAACGTGTCGCCGTCGTGCGTGGTCCTGGAACGCCGGGGCGTGTTCCGCGGGCGCGAGGGGGTCCGCGAGCTGGCCCGGTGGCTGGAGGACGAGCTGCCCGGCGCCCGGTACGTGTACACGAACCGGATGGTCGAGGGCCGGATGGCGTTCCTGGAGTGGACGGCCCAGATCGAGGGCGTACGGGTCTGCGACGGGGCGGACTCGTTCCTCATCGAGCAGGGCTGGATCGTCGCCCAGACCATCCACTACACGCTGGAGCCGGTCGACGGCGAGGCGGACCCGCCCGCGCGACCGTGA
- a CDS encoding STAS domain-containing protein — MTFTVTCADRDGGATCLRLAGELDLSTAPELNAAIDRLIGAGERRLLVDLTELTFCDSTGIAAFVRGDNRVAADGGWLRLTGATGRVDRVLQVTGLAEVLRYDPGRADPTTRSAG; from the coding sequence GTGACGTTCACCGTCACGTGCGCCGACCGCGACGGCGGGGCGACATGCCTGCGGCTGGCCGGCGAGCTCGACCTGAGCACCGCGCCCGAGCTCAACGCCGCCATCGACCGGCTGATCGGCGCCGGCGAGCGGCGCCTGCTGGTGGACCTCACCGAGCTGACCTTCTGCGACTCCACCGGCATCGCCGCCTTCGTCCGGGGCGACAACCGGGTCGCCGCCGACGGCGGGTGGCTGCGGCTGACGGGTGCCACCGGCCGGGTCGACCGCGTGCTCCAGGTGACCGGGCTGGCGGAGGTGCTGCGGTACGACCCCGGCAGGGCGGACCCGACGACGCGCTCCGCCGGCTGA
- a CDS encoding DUF6510 family protein, translating to MTDTSYLDGNMLDGPLRELFAVDLSTAAGRCAHCGMLGPLAGLRVYPHAPGLVARCPNCAEVMLRLVRSPEYAWLDLRGATFLRVPMPAEQPYPGPL from the coding sequence ATGACCGACACGTCGTACCTGGACGGCAACATGCTGGACGGCCCGCTGCGGGAGCTGTTCGCCGTCGACCTGAGCACCGCCGCCGGGCGGTGCGCGCACTGCGGCATGCTCGGCCCGCTGGCCGGCCTGCGGGTCTACCCGCACGCGCCCGGCCTCGTCGCCCGCTGCCCGAACTGCGCCGAGGTGATGCTGCGGCTGGTCCGCTCGCCCGAGTACGCCTGGCTGGACCTGCGCGGGGCCACCTTCCTGCGGGTGCCGATGCCCGCCGAGCAGCCGTACCCGGGCCCGCTGTGA
- a CDS encoding DUF2267 domain-containing protein, translating to MRKQMEGDNQRRRALARQARERGMQASETGASLSASKQLSHLDQGKRAGPSPAGSRHKPDSTRGGPAPPPAGVPESPRPLPERGPGPPDGTALGYHALVDDVVRRTGADFRTAKVGVESTVLVLAFALGEAERQRLLAAVPSKLHDVVPVDGIRRRQDLAGFLAEVGRISGRTPEQARYQAEATVAALADHDGDLIESLHVPDGLRDLLEPPSVGGGVVGAVGATPPLSEVELREALDGLPYWSGDGDALTRTVELPADNLDRVLDRIDRLRQETGRGPRIGRPDPGTAVLTVRSRQADAVTAMDVDLAHAVDDAIDEAGAGMASG from the coding sequence ATGCGCAAGCAGATGGAGGGCGACAACCAGCGCCGCCGCGCGCTGGCCCGCCAGGCCCGCGAGCGCGGCATGCAGGCCAGCGAGACCGGCGCCAGCCTGAGCGCCTCCAAGCAGCTGTCCCACCTGGACCAGGGCAAGCGTGCCGGCCCGTCGCCGGCCGGCAGCCGCCACAAGCCGGACAGCACGCGGGGCGGGCCGGCCCCGCCACCGGCGGGCGTGCCGGAGTCCCCCCGCCCGCTGCCCGAGCGGGGGCCGGGCCCGCCGGACGGGACCGCGCTGGGCTACCACGCGCTGGTCGACGACGTCGTCCGCCGTACCGGGGCCGACTTCCGCACCGCCAAGGTGGGGGTCGAGTCGACCGTGCTGGTCCTCGCGTTCGCCCTCGGCGAGGCGGAGCGGCAGCGGCTGCTGGCGGCCGTGCCGAGCAAGCTGCACGACGTCGTGCCGGTGGACGGCATCCGGCGCCGGCAGGACCTGGCCGGCTTCCTGGCCGAGGTGGGCCGGATCAGCGGCCGCACGCCGGAACAGGCCCGCTACCAGGCCGAGGCGACCGTGGCGGCGCTGGCCGACCACGACGGCGACCTGATCGAGTCGCTGCACGTGCCCGACGGCCTGCGTGACCTGCTGGAGCCGCCGTCCGTCGGCGGCGGGGTGGTTGGCGCAGTCGGTGCGACGCCCCCGCTGAGCGAGGTGGAGCTGCGCGAGGCGCTCGACGGGCTGCCGTACTGGTCCGGCGACGGCGACGCGCTGACCCGGACGGTGGAGCTGCCGGCGGACAACCTGGACCGGGTGCTGGACCGGATCGACCGGCTGCGGCAGGAGACCGGTCGCGGCCCGCGGATCGGCCGCCCGGACCCGGGCACCGCCGTGCTGACCGTACGGTCCCGGCAGGCCGACGCCGTGACCGCGATGGACGTCGACCTCGCCCACGCCGTGGACGACGCGATCGACGAGGCGGGCGCCGGCATGGCGTCCGGCTGA
- a CDS encoding ATPase, with the protein MRFSVVENGYDQRQVDSCLDEIGIRLARLAARAEGAARAGREWDEIRDEATALSGLLQRLDLGDADRAPRGAYDADREAVDLLARARVELDAAREEARQVRERVYAEAVQARREFEEALLARRRREARVDRILDGLTVEPVPAETPTAAAGVPATRIADRNGADAPSEPPGGRAGMR; encoded by the coding sequence ATGAGGTTCTCCGTCGTTGAGAACGGCTACGACCAGCGGCAGGTCGACTCCTGCCTCGACGAGATCGGCATCCGGCTGGCCCGGCTCGCCGCCCGCGCGGAGGGCGCCGCGAGGGCCGGGCGGGAGTGGGACGAGATCCGCGACGAGGCGACGGCGCTGAGCGGGCTGCTCCAGCGGCTGGACCTGGGTGACGCCGACCGGGCCCCGCGCGGCGCGTACGACGCCGATCGCGAGGCGGTGGACCTGTTGGCCCGGGCTCGGGTCGAGCTCGACGCGGCCCGGGAGGAGGCCCGCCAGGTGCGCGAGCGCGTCTACGCCGAGGCGGTGCAGGCCCGCCGGGAGTTCGAGGAGGCGCTGCTCGCCCGGCGCCGGCGCGAGGCCCGGGTCGACCGGATCCTCGACGGGCTGACCGTCGAACCGGTCCCCGCCGAGACGCCGACCGCCGCAGCCGGCGTGCCGGCGACCCGGATCGCGGACCGTAACGGCGCGGACGCCCCCAGCGAGCCGCCGGGCGGCCGCGCCGGGATGCGCTGA
- a CDS encoding OsmC family protein, with protein MPESSSWLNETATATAEGGHVRTDDGSLSTALASPLAPHCSGLTPEQLLAAAFASCLHHAAVEAAGEITDEAHTVQVRAEAKLGRDDDGRYRADVHASISSAGLSRQQLAELVEHADRLWPFSSGDGSRHRLTVTPAENGRH; from the coding sequence ATGCCGGAATCGAGCTCCTGGCTGAACGAGACGGCCACCGCGACCGCCGAGGGCGGCCACGTACGCACCGACGACGGGAGCCTCTCCACGGCCCTGGCGTCCCCGCTGGCGCCACACTGCTCGGGGCTGACCCCGGAGCAGCTGCTCGCCGCCGCCTTCGCGTCCTGCCTGCACCATGCGGCGGTGGAGGCGGCGGGCGAGATCACCGACGAGGCGCACACCGTGCAGGTACGCGCGGAGGCGAAGCTCGGACGCGACGACGACGGCCGGTACCGGGCCGACGTGCACGCCTCCATCTCCTCGGCGGGACTGAGCCGGCAGCAGCTCGCCGAGCTGGTGGAGCACGCCGACCGCCTGTGGCCCTTCTCCAGCGGCGACGGCAGCCGGCACCGGCTCACGGTGACCCCGGCGGAGAACGGCCGGCACTGA
- a CDS encoding response regulator: MGVDAPSPVRILVVDDDPGDVLMIEEALADSDVDKVIDVVSDGQEAMEFLRREGRHPDARRPDVILLDLNMPRMDGRQVLGEVKGDEDLRTIPIVVLTTSNADTDIVGSYTLQANAYVTKPIDLDDFNDVVRRIDEFFGRVVVLPKRS; this comes from the coding sequence ATGGGTGTAGACGCCCCGAGTCCGGTTCGCATCCTGGTGGTGGACGACGACCCGGGTGACGTTCTGATGATCGAGGAGGCACTCGCGGACTCCGACGTCGACAAGGTCATCGACGTCGTGAGCGACGGCCAGGAGGCGATGGAGTTCCTGCGCCGCGAGGGACGGCACCCCGACGCCCGGCGGCCGGACGTCATCCTGCTCGACCTGAACATGCCCCGGATGGACGGGCGGCAGGTGCTCGGCGAGGTCAAGGGCGACGAGGACCTGCGTACGATCCCGATCGTCGTGCTGACCACCTCCAACGCCGACACGGACATCGTGGGCAGCTACACGCTCCAGGCCAACGCCTACGTGACCAAGCCGATCGACCTGGACGACTTCAACGACGTGGTGCGCCGGATCGACGAGTTCTTCGGCCGGGTGGTCGTGCTTCCGAAGCGCTCCTGA
- a CDS encoding ferredoxin reductase: MSAPLRWRVARLCERRVETPTAHTLVLEVPGWPGHLPGQHVDVRLTAPDGYQAARSYSLAGPAEADRIALTVQRVPDGEVSPYLIDVYAEGDPVEVRGPVGGWFVWHPEETAPVLLVAGGSGVVPLMAMVRARRATGSRVPFRLIYSVRTPADVIYADELRRRVRDDPGLDVAHVYTREAPQGWRGEPHRIGLADVDSHGWPPELEPLCYVCGPTGFVETAADLLVGLGHQSRRVKTERFGPTG; the protein is encoded by the coding sequence TTGAGCGCCCCGCTGCGCTGGCGGGTGGCCCGGCTGTGCGAGCGCCGGGTCGAGACGCCGACCGCGCACACCCTGGTGCTGGAGGTGCCCGGCTGGCCGGGGCACCTGCCCGGGCAGCACGTCGACGTGCGGCTGACCGCCCCCGACGGCTACCAGGCGGCCCGGTCGTACTCGCTGGCCGGCCCGGCCGAGGCCGACCGGATCGCGCTGACCGTGCAGCGGGTGCCCGACGGCGAGGTGTCGCCGTACCTGATCGACGTCTACGCCGAGGGCGACCCGGTGGAGGTGCGCGGCCCGGTCGGCGGCTGGTTCGTCTGGCATCCGGAGGAAACCGCACCGGTGCTGCTGGTGGCCGGCGGGTCGGGTGTCGTGCCGCTGATGGCGATGGTCCGCGCCCGCCGCGCCACCGGCAGCCGGGTGCCGTTCCGGCTGATCTACTCGGTGCGCACCCCGGCCGACGTGATCTACGCCGACGAGCTGCGCCGCCGGGTCCGCGACGACCCGGGCCTGGACGTCGCCCACGTGTACACCCGCGAGGCCCCGCAGGGCTGGCGGGGCGAGCCGCACCGGATCGGGCTGGCCGACGTCGACAGCCACGGCTGGCCGCCGGAGCTGGAACCTCTCTGCTACGTCTGCGGCCCGACCGGGTTCGTGGAGACGGCGGCGGACCTGCTCGTCGGGCTGGGCCACCAGAGCCGCCGGGTGAAGACCGAACGGTTCGGCCCCACCGGCTGA